One part of the Dethiosulfovibrio peptidovorans genome encodes these proteins:
- a CDS encoding HAD family hydrolase — protein MITRSLVELIFSAASIERWNDHPRPIQFTEMAKQAHKFVIAYVIAHHEQDQGASVSWDRLMEGSVFEYLHRVVVTDIKPPVFHRLMADRRQRKALNSWVMEQLTPLLAPLPGHMVERCRDYFDQDDGIQEKKYLQAAHYLATKWEFEFIYSWGRPICHIERTKKEIDRQVKEHTDIDCVRQLLMDDQLPEADRGLAGFISLVGQLRFQKRWAQTPRIPQTSVLGHLLFVAILSWLVVIELDGCGKRRYNSFYGGLFHDLPEVLTRDIVSPVKRSVQGLDQMIKDLEMDAIATEILPLIPQSWHGELLSFVKNEFDNRIQPQGQVEPTIIQADLGPEHDRDELNPVDGQIIEACDKLAAFIEASESIRIGIKSNELFEGKRKIYELYAHRTVNGYPVGTLFDLFR, from the coding sequence ATGATCACTCGTTCTCTCGTGGAACTGATTTTCTCCGCCGCCAGCATAGAGAGATGGAACGACCACCCCCGGCCCATCCAGTTCACCGAGATGGCGAAGCAGGCCCACAAGTTCGTCATCGCCTACGTCATTGCCCATCATGAACAGGACCAGGGAGCTTCGGTGAGCTGGGATAGACTCATGGAGGGGAGCGTCTTTGAATACCTCCACAGGGTCGTGGTCACCGACATCAAGCCTCCGGTGTTTCACCGACTCATGGCTGATCGACGGCAGCGGAAGGCCCTGAACAGCTGGGTTATGGAACAACTTACACCCCTGCTCGCTCCTTTACCTGGGCATATGGTCGAACGATGTCGGGATTATTTCGATCAAGACGACGGCATCCAGGAGAAAAAATACCTCCAAGCAGCCCACTACCTGGCAACGAAGTGGGAGTTTGAGTTCATCTACAGCTGGGGACGCCCTATCTGCCATATTGAGCGTACCAAAAAGGAGATCGACCGTCAGGTGAAGGAACACACGGACATCGACTGCGTTCGACAGCTCCTCATGGACGATCAGCTACCCGAGGCAGACCGAGGCCTGGCCGGTTTTATCTCACTGGTGGGACAGCTACGATTCCAGAAACGGTGGGCCCAAACGCCTCGAATCCCTCAGACGTCCGTCTTGGGGCATCTTCTGTTCGTCGCCATCCTCTCCTGGTTAGTGGTGATTGAGTTGGACGGGTGCGGGAAAAGGCGATATAACAGCTTTTACGGTGGGCTCTTCCACGACCTCCCCGAGGTTCTGACCCGGGACATCGTCTCCCCGGTGAAGCGATCGGTCCAGGGCCTGGATCAGATGATCAAGGACCTGGAGATGGACGCCATCGCGACGGAGATCCTTCCTCTCATCCCTCAAAGCTGGCACGGAGAACTCCTCTCCTTCGTCAAAAACGAGTTCGACAATCGAATCCAGCCTCAGGGTCAGGTTGAACCCACGATCATCCAAGCCGATCTGGGGCCAGAACATGACCGGGATGAGCTGAACCCCGTGGACGGTCAGATCATCGAGGCCTGTGATAAGCTGGCGGCCTTCATCGAGGCCTCTGAATCCATCCGCATCGGCATCAAATCCAACGAGCTCTTCGAGGGGAAGAGAAAGATATACGAGCTCTACGCCCATAGGACAGTCAACGGATACCCTGTGGGCACCCTCTTTGATCTCTTTCGCTGA